Genomic window (Gadus macrocephalus chromosome 13, ASM3116895v1):
TACCTTGGGAGAGGGGTTTAGGGGGTATAGTACCTTGGGAGAGGGGTTTAGGGGGTATAGTACCTTGGGAGAGGGGTTTAGGGGGTATAGGGACCTTGGGAGAGGGGTTTAGGGGGTATAGGGACCTTGGGAGAGGGGTTTAGGGGGTATAGTACCTTGGGAGAGGGGTTTAGGGGGTATAGTATCTTGGGAGAGGGGTTTAGGGGGTATAGTACCTTGGGAGAGGGGTTTAGGGGGTATAGTATCTTGGCATAGGGGTTTTGGAGGTGTAGTACCTTGAGTTAGGGTTTTTGGGGTTATATAACCTTGGGAGAGGGGTAAGGGGGTATAGGTTACCTTGGTAGAATGGTTTAGGGGCATAGGTACCTTGGGAGAGGGGTTTAGGGGTTATATGTACCTtgggagagggtctttagggggTATAGTACCATGGCAGAGGGGTTATAGGTACCTTGGGAGAGGGGGTTAAGGGGTACAGGACATTTGGAGAGGGGTTTAGGGGTACGGGTACCTTGGGAGAGGGCAGCAGGTCCGCCTTGGTGAAGTGCTTCGCCTCCTGCGCCGTGAGCACCTCGTTCCGGAAAAATAAGACGATGGCATCGACCTTATAAATTGGGAATGTGTTTTCGCTCATGTCGGCGATTCAAAAAGCATCCACTAATTCCACTGTTGATGAGTGAATCTACGAGTCAGACGGCGACACCCGGTCCGAGTATTTTGAACGATAACAGAATTGGCGCCTAAAAAAGGACTTCcgtgttgtggttgatcgacggttctgattggctgacttgtcttcttctgtggtggAAACGTCAGATGGCGAGTAACAGCCTAGCGTCCCCCTGTAGGTGGAAGACCGTCGATGGTATTCGCGTTTTTGTGCTCTTTCAGTTTGGTTAAAATCGTGGATACATAATCCTACAAATAATGTTTCAGTTACCGATTATCAACtatgacatttatttttattttctcagGAAAGATCTTTTTTTATATGAAAATTTGAGTGGCGTCGTTGTTCATTCTGAGGCCACATGGTGGCGCTGTCAATCACAATCACGTTTCCTAACGCACAGCAAAAGAAGTAGAAGAACCACATGACATAATAGGGAAGTCACTGACATCTGCTGACATATCGAACCACTGCTTAATCAGTATTTTATTCCTGTCTCCTCACCAGCGAGGAGTTACTCTgcagatttattttaaatgcattCCATTATATAGCCGGATTATACACTGTCAAACCGATAGAAAGACGTGTGGATTAATGCGTTGAATTGTTCTCCTTGATGGTAGTTCAGGTTTTGTATTTTTGACGATGGCAGTCAGCTGGGTCGAGAGGGTCGCCTCGTTCCTCCGGAGTCCCTCCCGGTTCCTCGCCTCCACCACGGCGGAGGTGTTCCTGGTGGAGCTGCTTCGGGAGCAGCGAGATGAAAGGCTGACCTACGACGTGAAGGTAAAACACAATCACAGCTGCACATCTttgatctcatctcatctctcaGCTCATCTTCAacccgcttatccggggtcgggccGCGGGGACAGCAGCTCTAGCAGGGgggcccagacttccctttcccgggccacattgaccagctttGACGGGGGAACCCCGATCTGTTCCCAGGCCAGTGAAGAGATATACCCTCTTCACCTAGTCCTGGGGAGGCCTCCTCCCCGCTGGTCGTGCCTGGAACACCTCCCTAGGGAGGCGCCCAGGAGGGGGCATCCCTACccgatgcccgaaccacctcaactgactcctttctaagcagAGGAGCAGCAGCTCTATCTTAGATGCCCATGACAACTCCTAGATTCATGATCTTTACTCTGGCATCTATATTCAATCCTGCCAAGTCGTGTTGTGGTTTCCAGCGTCCAGTGCATACAAATAATTAcatgtaaaaataaattaaaaaaagtgtATATTTTTGAGAAGATGCTGCTTTTTGTGAGACCACTAAATCAATCAACGTTTTTATTCAATGATTTTTATTCTCTTCTCCAAACGTAGCTCACTATGCTGTCCCCGCTTTGTGAGCATCCAACGCTGCTGTGCCCGTCTGCCTGCACGGGGGAAGAGACCTGCCTGGAGCTCATGTCCGTGTTCTCCCACTGCCCTCCCAAGTACACAGAGTTCCGCTGTCAGCTGCTCCTCACACTCACCACAGTGCTGGTCAGCACCGGCTGCGTCAGCGCGCACTCGCACGCCTCCCGCGacttcctggagctcctcctcaaGCTGGCCCAGGACACATACTATGACCCCGCGGACGTGCCCTCAGCGCTGCGGTCCACGCGGGCCGCGGCCTGCGAGTGCCTCCGCGAGCTGGAGGCCTGCTGCCCCGGCCTCCTCTCCCAGCACCTGGAGCTCTTGAACGGACTGAGGCAGCAGGAAAACCCCAGGCACCACCAGGCCCTGAGCGGCCTGTACGCGGCGGTGCTGAGGAACGGCGTGCATCTGCTCGCCCGGCAGGCGGGGGCTGGGCCGGAGGGCCTGAAGGCGCTGCTGGGAGGGAACGCGGCGGTGGCGTGGGAGGCGGAGCCCGACTCGCCCGCGTTGACGGACAGGGTGGCCTCGGCCCCGCTGCCCTCGGTGCTGGGGCCCTCGGGGCTGGGGCCCTCGCTGCAGACCGGGCCCGACTGCAAGGAGCTGCGCTCGGTGCTCTCCTCGCTCCTGGAGGAGTCCTACCTGCTCACGCCGCTGTCCCAGGCCGCGCTGTTCCACGCGCTGACGGAGGTCGTCGCCATGGTTTCCGGCGTCTCCCCGGCGATATTCAAGGCACAGCTCCTGAGACTCCTGGGCACCAGCAAGGTACTCTGACCCAAAGTAGCCCCCCCGTTTTATTTGATTATCCATTACTTGCCATTTTTGATGTTGACCGTATGGAGATATCACAAGGGGGCGTGTTCACTAAGGATCAGCCTACCAACAAAACTGGTAGGCTGACCTGTCGATCATACTTACGCGGGTACAATCTCACTTAATAGGTGACTAAAGGATCGGTTTTGAAAAAGCTGGTAAAGTCTAATGAACACGTACGTGATGTTCATTAGACTTTACCGGCCTTTTCAAAAATGTGAATACGTCATTTTTAATTGAGCCAAGCGTACAAAAGTGAGTCTTTGTGACGTGTGCAAGCGAAGCGCGGTCTCTCATCCGTCCGCTCCCACGGTCCAGGTCTGCCTGTTCCACTGCACCCTGCTGATGAAGGCGGCCTTCACCGACAGCCTGTTCAGCGCGGAGGAcgaggccttcctcctgaggcgGCTGGTGGCCCTCTGCCAGCACCCCCAGGTGAGCACGGCCGCCCAGCTCTTCTACACCGACTGCCTCGTCCACTTCCCCGAGAACCGGCCCATCGGGGCGGCCGACGGCGGCGAGGCCCTGCCGGTGTTGTTCACGCCCCGGCTGGCCGCCGCCCTGGCGCCCACCATGTTCGACGAGCCCGCCACCATGCTGGCCCGCCTCAACGTGTCGGCGCTCGTGCACCTGGAGGAGCACGGCGAGCGGGAGGGCGGGGCCGCCGGCGGGGGGCTGGCGTGCCTCTGGGACCACCTCCTGCTGCGGCTGCACGTGGTGGAGCACGGCGGCGACCGGGCCGGTGTGGTCACCTTCTTCCGGGcgtccttcctcttcctgtgcCACTTCGGCCACGTGGAGCGCTACGCCGCCGACCTGCGGCGCCGGCTCTGCGCGCTCTACCTCCGCCACTGCCGGCTGGCCCCGCACGTCCTCAACCTGGCCGACCGCGCCCAGGACGGGGCCGTGCGGCCGGGCTGGGCCGTGGCCCTGCTCCGGTGCCTGCAGGGCGCGGCCGTCTCCGCGGGGGACGACCTGGCGGCGGTCTCCCAGAAGGACCTCCACTGGCACCTGCGGGTGCTGGCGCGCGTGGCGGAGGAGGGGCAGATCGGCCAGGGTAGCACCGT
Coding sequences:
- the ap5b1 gene encoding AP-5 complex subunit beta-1, producing MAVSWVERVASFLRSPSRFLASTTAEVFLVELLREQRDERLTYDVKLTMLSPLCEHPTLLCPSACTGEETCLELMSVFSHCPPKYTEFRCQLLLTLTTVLVSTGCVSAHSHASRDFLELLLKLAQDTYYDPADVPSALRSTRAAACECLRELEACCPGLLSQHLELLNGLRQQENPRHHQALSGLYAAVLRNGVHLLARQAGAGPEGLKALLGGNAAVAWEAEPDSPALTDRVASAPLPSVLGPSGLGPSLQTGPDCKELRSVLSSLLEESYLLTPLSQAALFHALTEVVAMVSGVSPAIFKAQLLRLLGTSKVCLFHCTLLMKAAFTDSLFSAEDEAFLLRRLVALCQHPQVSTAAQLFYTDCLVHFPENRPIGAADGGEALPVLFTPRLAAALAPTMFDEPATMLARLNVSALVHLEEHGEREGGAAGGGLACLWDHLLLRLHVVEHGGDRAGVVTFFRASFLFLCHFGHVERYAADLRRRLCALYLRHCRLAPHVLNLADRAQDGAVRPGWAVALLRCLQGAAVSAGDDLAAVSQKDLHWHLRVLARVAEEGQIGQGSTVDFLFAVATSASPASRNEDWRLASDLLAVCRHLLAHPGLDVLLCPLADVLQHVARRHGDTDVRDHARLYYSLLTALSREKLAGVLANGGGGGANGGRQDNKCALSAMVVESQDLTSALTIHKARTPVFHLVAKGRAGGWAESTPAPEDDDEAAAAAGTDPGAPDADVLSSYRSQLLSSGSAAEIALSYELRHLDAGPPGFDRLFSLRLHFEPSAGRFAALPDVCVPRLFREGASAAAAPPAVTLTLRPRAPYPGTLRCSAIFTAQDELTWHAALPDVHVAFRQLFKPLPVPASWGPALRLRAFERLWDEFCSGGEAGSVGEGGGGDASPDRASSLFCGRLGEAELEALLKEHFAPFRVADPGDVTGHRVLLFLPPRSHVLLRIRPQEDAVQFHMATDNWRLLPHVNDFLLSVTDWEARNGVDS